A region from the Arthrobacter gengyunqii genome encodes:
- a CDS encoding replication-associated recombination protein A, with protein sequence MNDDTPSLFEVDDASRPLADRLRPRSLADVVGQAHLLAPDAPIGRMVDAHRLVSMVLWGPPGCGKTTIARLLAEQTDLAFEPLSATFSGVADLRKVFSAAQRRREVGQGTMLFVDEIHRFNRAQQDSFLPYVEDGTVVLVGATTENPSFELNGALLSRTQVFVLKRLDDGALETLIARAEDLLGAPLPLTDEARQALVAMADGDGRYLLNMIQQVQALPAPVDSAALAAAVQKRAPLYDKGQEGHYNLISALHKAMRGSDPDAALYWLARMLDGGEDPLFIARRITRFANEDVGMADPQAVQQALAAWDVYERLGSPEGELAIAQAVVYLATAPKSIGVYRGFNKARAAAKRTGSLMPPAHILNAPTRLMKDLGYGDGYQYDPDTETGFSGANYFPDGMPRETFYQPTARGYERAIAERLAHWARLRSAASGSSEPDQSDT encoded by the coding sequence GTGAACGACGACACGCCATCTCTTTTCGAGGTCGACGACGCCTCCCGGCCCTTGGCCGACCGGCTTCGGCCCCGCAGCCTGGCGGACGTCGTCGGGCAGGCCCATCTGCTCGCACCGGATGCTCCGATCGGCCGGATGGTGGATGCGCACCGGCTTGTGTCAATGGTCTTGTGGGGTCCGCCGGGGTGCGGAAAGACCACGATCGCCAGGCTTCTCGCCGAGCAGACCGATCTGGCGTTCGAACCGCTCTCAGCCACCTTCTCGGGCGTCGCTGACCTCCGCAAGGTGTTCTCCGCGGCGCAACGCCGGCGTGAGGTCGGCCAGGGCACGATGCTGTTCGTCGATGAGATCCACCGGTTCAACCGCGCCCAGCAGGACTCGTTCCTGCCTTACGTCGAGGACGGCACCGTCGTCCTCGTCGGTGCAACAACGGAGAACCCGAGCTTTGAGCTCAACGGGGCGCTCCTTTCCCGAACCCAGGTCTTCGTGTTGAAACGCCTCGACGACGGCGCACTTGAGACCCTCATCGCCCGTGCCGAGGACCTCCTCGGCGCACCTCTGCCGCTGACGGATGAGGCCCGGCAGGCGCTGGTTGCGATGGCGGACGGTGACGGCCGCTATCTGCTGAACATGATCCAGCAGGTCCAGGCCCTTCCGGCGCCCGTGGATTCGGCGGCCCTTGCTGCGGCGGTGCAGAAACGTGCGCCTCTGTATGACAAGGGGCAGGAAGGTCATTACAACCTGATCTCCGCCCTGCACAAGGCCATGCGGGGCTCGGACCCGGACGCGGCACTGTACTGGTTGGCGCGGATGCTCGACGGCGGTGAGGACCCCCTGTTCATCGCCCGCCGCATTACCCGGTTCGCAAACGAAGATGTCGGCATGGCCGACCCCCAAGCCGTACAGCAGGCACTCGCAGCCTGGGACGTGTATGAACGCCTCGGCTCGCCCGAAGGCGAACTCGCCATCGCGCAGGCCGTCGTCTACCTCGCCACCGCGCCGAAGTCCATCGGCGTGTACCGCGGGTTCAACAAGGCGCGTGCTGCTGCGAAGCGAACCGGGTCATTGATGCCGCCGGCGCACATCCTGAATGCCCCCACCCGGCTGATGAAAGACCTGGGCTACGGCGACGGCTACCAATACGACCCCGACACCGAAACCGGATTCTCAGGCGCGAACTATTTCCCCGACGGCATGCCGAGGGAAACCTTCTACCAACCCACTGCGCGCGGGTACGAGCGGGCCATTGCCGAACGGCTGGCCCACTGGGCGCGGCTCCGTTCAGCGGCATCCGGATCGTCCGAACCAGATCAATCCGACACCTGA
- a CDS encoding GNAT family N-acetyltransferase, which translates to MTTSTRLRPAEVKDLPFIFSKELEYMETIEPDEVPGWMSAIEVNLADWIDYLPNTLVCVDEDGQPLGYAMWAVEGESATLVSIHVSDSHRRHGLGRLLLAAFEQETSQRGARVAKLGVHRNNQARLLYEDATYEITGQDGDYVLFSKALGEF; encoded by the coding sequence ATGACCACGTCAACGCGCCTTCGACCCGCCGAAGTAAAGGATCTGCCGTTCATCTTCAGCAAGGAGCTCGAGTACATGGAAACCATCGAGCCGGATGAGGTCCCGGGTTGGATGTCCGCCATCGAGGTGAACCTCGCAGACTGGATCGACTACCTCCCAAACACGCTGGTCTGTGTCGACGAAGACGGGCAGCCGCTCGGGTATGCCATGTGGGCTGTCGAGGGTGAGAGCGCCACGCTGGTCTCGATCCATGTCTCGGACAGCCATCGTCGCCACGGGCTCGGGCGGCTCCTCCTGGCTGCGTTTGAGCAGGAAACCAGCCAACGCGGAGCCCGCGTAGCGAAACTCGGCGTTCACCGGAACAACCAGGCCCGCCTGCTCTATGAGGACGCAACCTATGAAATCACGGGACAGGACGGGGACTATGTGCTGTTCAGCAAGGCACTCGGAGAATTCTGA
- a CDS encoding alpha/beta fold hydrolase: MDFMDIDGAKIAFRVTGSGPALLAPECNYTWFPELVELMARRFTVIIASPRDVGASTRTRGPYNPDRWAEDLRRVALNLGFPRFLFFGYSFTGAFGPWVAQRLAEHGSVVAVAAGGFPLLGDYGITSRDVDAQMAEMEQDEAIWTQIDQRFDPLAGAIFYRELARLAPNSLVDRAPSPLYCFWGDQDHDAVGMVLPHGELAQGLSSRGVPWKQYSGYDHEGLSGELQVAWPDVETWLLEQAREQAL, translated from the coding sequence ATGGATTTCATGGATATTGACGGGGCAAAGATAGCGTTCAGGGTTACGGGTTCCGGTCCTGCGTTGCTTGCACCGGAATGTAACTACACGTGGTTTCCCGAGCTGGTGGAGCTGATGGCGCGTCGATTCACCGTCATTATTGCCTCGCCCCGCGACGTCGGAGCCAGCACGCGAACTCGCGGACCATACAATCCTGACCGCTGGGCCGAGGACTTGAGGCGTGTTGCTCTGAACCTCGGGTTTCCCCGTTTTCTGTTCTTCGGCTATTCGTTCACCGGCGCATTCGGCCCCTGGGTGGCACAGCGGTTGGCCGAGCATGGGTCTGTTGTGGCCGTTGCCGCTGGTGGTTTTCCCCTGCTTGGAGACTACGGGATCACCTCCCGCGACGTTGATGCGCAGATGGCGGAAATGGAGCAGGACGAAGCTATCTGGACGCAGATTGATCAAAGGTTCGATCCTCTGGCCGGTGCCATTTTCTACCGTGAGCTCGCCAGATTAGCCCCGAATTCCCTGGTTGATCGTGCTCCCAGTCCGCTCTATTGCTTTTGGGGCGACCAGGATCATGATGCTGTCGGGATGGTCCTGCCTCATGGTGAGTTGGCTCAGGGTTTGAGTTCCCGGGGTGTCCCGTGGAAGCAGTATTCAGGGTACGACCACGAGGGCCTCAGCGGTGAGTTGCAGGTTGCATGGCCAGATGTCGAGACGTGGCTCCTGGAACAGGCCCGTGAACAAGCCCTTTGA
- a CDS encoding nucleoside 2-deoxyribosyltransferase: protein MTVDNQEAESLKRFYVASSFRNIVNVRYIAQTLENMGYVNTYDWTENASALDGSSVTIGDLRSIGQQERDAVIGADLVVVLLPGGKGTHVELGIAIAQGRRIILHSPAAVIDDPGTTSTFYHLPEVEKCHGTLDDLITMILGREVTVAD, encoded by the coding sequence GTGACTGTAGACAACCAGGAGGCAGAAAGCTTGAAAAGATTCTATGTAGCGTCGAGCTTCAGGAATATCGTCAACGTCCGGTACATCGCCCAAACCTTGGAAAACATGGGCTACGTCAACACGTACGACTGGACCGAGAACGCGTCCGCACTCGACGGGAGTTCAGTCACCATCGGCGATCTGCGCTCCATCGGCCAGCAAGAGAGAGATGCAGTAATTGGCGCCGACCTCGTCGTGGTCCTCCTTCCGGGAGGGAAGGGCACGCATGTTGAGCTTGGCATCGCGATCGCTCAAGGCAGAAGAATAATCCTGCATTCCCCGGCCGCAGTCATAGATGACCCTGGGACCACCAGCACGTTCTACCACCTCCCTGAAGTGGAGAAGTGCCACGGAACTCTGGACGACCTCATAACAATGATCCTCGGTCGAGAAGTGACCGTAGCTGATTAA
- a CDS encoding APC family permease, translating into MTKDPGATTSNKPTGLKRAIGAPLLFAFIVGDTLGAGIYTLVGTMAADVGGAIWIPLLIALVVALLTAATYAELITKYPHAGGAARYADRAFGIPYVSFLVGFLMMASGITTAAALANAFAGDYLTAIIDVPAAPAAIVFIILLTLINLRGVRESLGANLVASIIEVTGLVIVIVVAAIVFTSGNGDPSRLLEFAPDVPPLQGAFAASIVAFFSFLGFEAAANMAEEVRNPSKAYPRALFGAISTAGVVYLLIAVGAVIVLPPTDLAESTGPLLDVVAASGVGIPPGLFSIIALIAISNGALLFMVMASRVGYGLAEAELLPRAFGRVLPGRRTPWVSIVVIAGLTIVLTLTGNVATLAETTVLLLLLVFLSANVSVLVLKKDKVDHDHFTAPRIMPILAIIASIALLTQQTGTIWLSAAVYVVIGSLLFLAARAGRKHQERVDAR; encoded by the coding sequence GTGACCAAAGATCCCGGCGCCACCACATCAAATAAACCAACCGGACTGAAGCGGGCAATCGGTGCACCGCTGCTGTTCGCGTTCATCGTGGGCGACACCCTCGGCGCCGGCATTTACACCCTTGTGGGTACCATGGCCGCCGATGTCGGCGGCGCGATCTGGATACCCCTGCTGATCGCACTGGTCGTCGCACTGCTCACCGCCGCGACATACGCGGAGCTGATCACCAAGTACCCTCACGCCGGCGGAGCCGCACGTTACGCTGACCGGGCTTTTGGCATCCCCTACGTGTCATTCCTCGTTGGCTTCCTCATGATGGCCTCCGGAATCACCACAGCCGCTGCCCTCGCGAATGCCTTCGCGGGCGATTACCTGACAGCGATCATCGACGTGCCGGCCGCCCCCGCAGCAATTGTGTTCATCATCTTGCTGACTCTGATCAACCTTCGCGGCGTCCGGGAGTCCCTCGGCGCGAACCTTGTGGCCTCCATCATCGAGGTAACCGGTCTCGTCATCGTCATCGTCGTCGCCGCCATCGTCTTCACCTCCGGCAACGGGGACCCGTCCCGCCTCCTCGAGTTCGCACCGGACGTACCGCCCCTTCAAGGTGCCTTCGCCGCATCGATCGTCGCTTTTTTCTCCTTCCTCGGCTTCGAGGCGGCAGCAAACATGGCCGAGGAAGTACGTAACCCGTCCAAGGCCTACCCCCGCGCGCTGTTCGGCGCCATCAGCACCGCCGGGGTTGTTTACCTCCTCATCGCTGTCGGCGCGGTGATTGTCCTGCCTCCGACGGACCTGGCCGAATCCACCGGACCTCTGCTCGACGTTGTTGCCGCCAGCGGCGTCGGCATACCGCCCGGATTATTCAGCATCATCGCCCTGATCGCCATTTCCAACGGGGCGCTGCTGTTCATGGTCATGGCCAGCCGTGTTGGCTACGGATTAGCCGAAGCCGAGCTGCTCCCCCGCGCCTTTGGCCGCGTGCTGCCGGGCCGCCGCACCCCCTGGGTCTCCATCGTCGTCATTGCCGGTTTGACGATCGTCCTTACCCTCACTGGAAATGTCGCCACATTGGCGGAAACCACAGTGCTGCTCCTGCTCCTGGTGTTCCTTTCTGCCAACGTCAGCGTCCTCGTCCTCAAAAAGGACAAAGTCGACCACGACCACTTCACAGCCCCCCGCATCATGCCAATCCTCGCGATCATTGCGAGCATCGCACTCCTCACCCAGCAAACCGGAACCATCTGGCTCAGCGCCGCTGTGTATGTAGTGATCGGGTCCCTGTTGTTCCTCGCTGCCCGGGCCGGACGCAAACACCAGGAACGCGTGGACGCCCGCTAA
- a CDS encoding tyrosine-protein phosphatase, giving the protein MTMKLEWAGLANARDLGGIPLGNGGYTVAGAFARSDHPQMLTPAGWDQLASYGIRTVVSLETGGLEGEAAFRANRPVEAPEHISAELLRVPIEDGADDDFMERWARTGLWGTPLYFKDALERWPELHGTALNVLGTAERPVLVHCGRGHDRTGIMSLLLLALAGATGEGITEDYLQSARNLQAREPSAVEKGEAALQRAGTTALECIQGAMAAVTDDWLRGAGVKAEALANIRSSLLGDDTTVF; this is encoded by the coding sequence ATGACGATGAAGCTCGAATGGGCCGGACTGGCCAATGCCAGGGATCTTGGTGGAATCCCGCTGGGAAACGGCGGTTATACAGTTGCAGGCGCTTTTGCGCGCTCAGACCATCCTCAAATGCTCACACCGGCAGGATGGGATCAGTTGGCTTCTTACGGTATCCGCACCGTCGTATCGCTGGAGACGGGAGGCCTGGAAGGAGAAGCCGCGTTTCGGGCGAACCGTCCCGTCGAAGCCCCTGAGCACATATCCGCGGAGCTGCTTCGTGTACCGATCGAAGACGGCGCCGACGACGACTTCATGGAACGCTGGGCACGGACCGGCTTGTGGGGCACTCCCCTGTATTTCAAAGACGCGCTGGAACGCTGGCCCGAGCTGCACGGCACAGCGCTGAACGTTCTTGGAACAGCGGAGAGGCCGGTTCTGGTGCACTGCGGTCGCGGCCACGACAGGACCGGCATCATGTCGTTGCTCCTGCTCGCCCTCGCCGGCGCGACAGGAGAAGGGATCACCGAGGACTATCTGCAAAGCGCCCGCAACCTTCAAGCACGCGAACCGTCCGCCGTGGAAAAGGGGGAGGCTGCCCTGCAACGAGCCGGGACGACCGCCTTGGAATGCATCCAGGGTGCGATGGCTGCAGTCACGGACGACTGGTTGCGCGGTGCCGGCGTCAAAGCCGAAGCGCTGGCGAACATCAGATCATCCCTGCTCGGAGATGACACCACGGTCTTCTAA